One Castanea sativa cultivar Marrone di Chiusa Pesio chromosome 4, ASM4071231v1 DNA window includes the following coding sequences:
- the LOC142632994 gene encoding uncharacterized protein LOC142632994 — MIGNKALFKTLFEGKIGTVTFGGGSKSVIRGIGIMDIPSISQICDNGLNVLFTKYECEILDGGGDCKCIGVRTTDNCYGLTPSISNKCFSAKINQVDLWHQWLGHANHKQLEKISKCDAIISLPKFEKIAKCICGPCQMGKQVKSKHPSVTEVQTSRPLELLHIDLMGPVRVQSLGGKNYILVVVDDFTRYTWVVLLRDKVEAPEKMVHSCKKLQVKKGTVIARIRNDHGREFENTKLATFCYDQGTHQEFSSPKAPQQNGIVERKSRVVQEMARAMENLEKFDAKNDKGYFLGYSSTSRAYRVYNLRTKTVMESSNVVINDELCSKTHSENTPLVQEKTMKVDDPIPNDYIGKYSDEELLLLNDVVSMPSSPKPSTPVHETQQEQGERGPSSEQKDEMKKMFEMSMVGELTYFLGLQVKQMDSGIYINQAKYAKNLVKRFGLDKATHARTPMATNVKLTNDPSGESVDVTLYRSMIGCLLYLITSRPDIAFIVGKESNLFIAGFSDSDWAGNADDRKSTTGGCFYVRANLVAWISKKQNYVSLSTAEAKYIAATSCCSQLLWMKKLLSDYGITQDTMVVYCDNSSAIDISKNPVQHSKTKHIEIRYHFIRDLVEKKIMVLKYIPTER; from the exons ATGATAGGAAATAAAGCCTTATTCAAGACACTCTTTGAAGGAAAGATTGGGACAGTCACATTTGGAGGTGGAAGCAAATCTGTAATAAGAGGCATTGGCATTATGGACATTCCAAG CATTAGTCAGATTTGTGACAATGGACTGAATGTTCTCTTCACCAAGTATGAATGTGAGATACTTGATGGAGGAGGTGACTGTAAGTGTATTGGTGTGAGGACAACTGACAACTGCTATGGTCTAACACCAAGTATAAGCAACAAGTGTTTTAGTGCAAAGATCAATCAAGTAGATTTATGGCATCAATGGCTGGGACATGCAAATCACAAGCAATTAGAAAAGATTTCCAAGTGTGATGCCATTATTAGTTTgcccaagtttgagaagatagCAAAGTGCATCTGTGGACCATGTCAGATGGGTAAACAAGTGAAGTCCAAGCATCCGTCTGTAACTGAAGTTCAAACTTCCAGACCTCTTGAGTTGTTGCACATTGATCTTATGGGTCCTGTTAGAGTTCAGAGTTTAGGTGGAAAGAACTATATTCTAGTTGTTGTAGATGATTTTACTAGATATACTTGGGTTGTGCTTTTGAGAGATAAAGTTGAGGCTCCTGAAAAGATGGTACACTCGTGCAAGAAATTACAAGTTAAGAAAGGCACTGTGATAGCTAGAATTAGGAATGATCATGGAAgagaatttgaaaacacaaagctGGCTACCTTTTGCTATGATCAAGGCACACATCAAGAGTTCTCTTCACCCAAGGcaccacaacaaaatggaaTAGTGGAACGGAAGAGTAGGGTTGTTCAAGAGATGGCTCGTGCCAT GGAGAACTTAGAAAAGTTTGATGCAAAGAACGACAAAGGATACTTTCTGGGATACTCCTCCACTAGTAGAGCTTACAGAGTATACAACCTTAGAACTAAAACAGTCATGGAGTCTTCAAATGTGGTTATCAATGATGAACTGTGTTCAAAAACTCATTCAGAAAACACTCCTCTGGTTCAAGAAAAGACTATGAAAGTTGATGATCCCATTCCTAATGATTATATTGGGAAGTATAGTGATGAAGAGCTACTGTTGTTGAATGATGTTGTTTCAATGCCATCAAGTCCAAAACCATCTACACCGGTTCATGAAACTCAACAAGAACAAGGTGAGCGTGGTCCTTCATCAGAACAAAAAG atgaaatgaagaagatgTTTGAAATGAGTATGGTCGGTGAACTAACTTATTTCTTGGGATTACAAGTGAAGCAAATGGATTCTGGTATTTACATCAACCAAGCAAAATATGCCAAAAATCTAGTCAAGAGATTTGGACTTGATAAGGCTACACATGCTAGAACACCAATGGCTACTAATGTAAAGTTAACCAATGATCCTTCAGGTGAGTCTGTAGATGTTACATTATATAGAAGCATGATTGGTTGCCTTTTGTATTTAATTACAAGTCGTCCAGACATTGCTTTCATTGTTGGT AAAGAGTCAAATTTGTTTATTGCTGGTTTTTCTGATTCGGATTGGGCTGGCAATGCCGATGATAGAAAAAGCACCACTGGTGGGTGTTTTTATGTAAGAGCCAATCTTGTTGCTTGGATAAGTAAAAAGCAAAATTATGTCTCTCTGTCTACAGCAGAAGCAAAATATATTGCTGCTACAAGTTGTTGTTCACAActtctttggatgaaaaagttgttaagtGATTATGGAATAACACAAGACACCATGgttgtttattgtgataattctaGTGCTATTGATATCTCTAAGAATCCTGTCCAACACTCTAAAactaaacacatagagattAGATATCACTTTATTAGGGATCTTGTTGAAAAAAAGATTATGGTTCTTAAGTATATTCCTACTGAACGTTAG